In Haloarcula halophila, a single window of DNA contains:
- a CDS encoding CoA-binding protein: MTLQQMFDPAAVAVVGASATEGKIGYEAMANAVEFDGPVYPVNPSGEGRLFGEAFVDSVTDIEDDVDLALCCVPGAATPEVIEECGAAGIGAAVIYAGGFAEAGEEGERLQEAVVAAADRHDVSLLGPNTSGFVVPERDLLCSFASGAEKLPAGNTAVIAQSGGVAHALAFQSRRQGRGVSAMVGLGNRANVGFTETIDYFDGDDRTDAIVLHVEGTDDGRGLLEACRASETPVVAYKVGQSDVGAFAESHTGALTGDHELYTAGFAQYGVPTVDATDDLLDAAAALADSPAPAGPNVGVVTAQAGPGIIISDRIQRGGGRLPELSSETQQRVDEILTGVTYTGNPVDTGRPMPAFGDVVTAVAEDDGVDIVLVYELYEQAMGFPVEALSGLAERVGKPILFSTDGIEEDMADDLSALADAGVPVFETPERAADAAAVLARYAGMAGPAAGQEVVADD, translated from the coding sequence GTGACTCTGCAACAGATGTTCGATCCAGCCGCCGTGGCCGTCGTCGGGGCCTCCGCGACCGAGGGCAAGATCGGCTACGAGGCGATGGCCAACGCGGTCGAGTTCGACGGCCCGGTGTACCCGGTCAACCCGTCCGGGGAGGGGAGGCTATTCGGCGAGGCCTTCGTCGACTCGGTGACCGACATCGAGGACGACGTCGACCTCGCGCTCTGCTGTGTGCCCGGCGCGGCGACCCCGGAGGTCATCGAGGAGTGCGGGGCGGCCGGCATCGGCGCGGCGGTCATCTACGCCGGCGGCTTCGCCGAGGCCGGCGAGGAGGGCGAGCGGTTACAGGAGGCGGTCGTCGCCGCGGCAGACCGCCACGACGTCTCGCTGTTGGGGCCGAACACGAGCGGGTTCGTCGTCCCCGAACGGGACCTGCTGTGTTCCTTCGCCAGCGGGGCCGAGAAGCTCCCGGCGGGAAACACCGCCGTCATCGCACAGAGCGGCGGCGTCGCTCACGCGCTCGCGTTCCAGTCCCGACGCCAGGGACGGGGCGTCTCCGCGATGGTCGGCCTCGGAAACCGCGCGAACGTCGGCTTCACCGAGACTATCGACTACTTCGACGGCGACGACCGGACCGACGCTATCGTCCTCCACGTCGAGGGGACCGACGACGGGCGTGGTCTGCTGGAAGCCTGCCGGGCCAGCGAGACGCCGGTCGTCGCCTACAAGGTGGGTCAGTCGGACGTGGGAGCCTTCGCCGAGTCCCACACGGGGGCACTCACGGGCGACCACGAACTGTACACCGCCGGCTTCGCCCAGTACGGCGTGCCGACGGTCGACGCGACCGACGATCTGCTCGACGCGGCCGCGGCGCTCGCCGACTCGCCGGCACCGGCCGGCCCGAACGTCGGCGTCGTCACCGCACAGGCCGGTCCGGGTATCATCATCAGCGACCGCATCCAGCGCGGCGGTGGCCGGCTTCCCGAACTGAGTTCCGAGACCCAACAGCGGGTCGACGAGATCCTGACGGGGGTCACCTACACCGGGAACCCGGTCGACACCGGGAGGCCGATGCCGGCGTTCGGCGACGTCGTCACGGCCGTCGCCGAGGACGACGGCGTCGACATCGTGTTGGTCTACGAGCTGTACGAACAGGCGATGGGGTTCCCCGTCGAGGCGCTTTCCGGCCTCGCCGAGCGCGTCGGCAAGCCGATCCTGTTCTCTACCGACGGCATCGAGGAGGACATGGCCGACGATCTGTCCGCGCTTGCCGACGCCGGTGTCCCGGTGTTCGAGACGCCGGAGCGGGCCGCAGACGCCGCGGCGGTCCTGGCCCGCTACGCCGGGATGGCTGGCCCCGCTGCGGGACAGGAGGTGGTCGCCGATGACTGA
- a CDS encoding ABC transporter ATP-binding protein, which translates to MTLLEGQHLTKKFGGVVAIDDVSFSVDRGEAIGLIGPNGAGKSTLFRTVTGVHEPTEGQVFFDDEEITGKAPHEICHRGLAKTHQIVRPFESMTLLENVAVGAEFGGREFDDVRGRAKEMLEFVDLAELQYSEPDELSVGQLKRLEIARVLATDPELVLFDEVAGGLDPEETEDIIDLIGDIKDEGKTVFLIDHVMRALMSVSERVMVLNNGRLIAEGTPDQIQNDDEVIEAYLGENANEDLSNAVAGD; encoded by the coding sequence ATGACGCTACTCGAAGGGCAGCATCTGACAAAGAAGTTCGGCGGCGTCGTCGCCATCGACGACGTCTCGTTCTCCGTCGACCGCGGCGAGGCTATCGGGCTCATCGGGCCGAACGGGGCCGGGAAGTCCACGCTGTTTCGGACCGTCACCGGCGTCCACGAACCCACCGAGGGGCAGGTGTTCTTCGACGATGAGGAGATCACCGGCAAGGCACCACACGAGATCTGTCACCGCGGGCTCGCGAAGACACACCAGATCGTCCGCCCGTTCGAGAGCATGACGCTGCTGGAGAACGTCGCGGTCGGCGCCGAGTTCGGTGGCCGCGAGTTCGACGACGTTCGGGGGCGTGCCAAGGAGATGCTGGAGTTCGTCGATCTCGCGGAGTTGCAGTACAGCGAACCCGACGAGCTGAGCGTCGGGCAGCTCAAACGCTTGGAGATCGCCCGGGTGCTGGCGACCGACCCGGAACTCGTCCTCTTCGACGAAGTCGCCGGCGGGCTCGACCCCGAGGAGACCGAAGACATCATCGACCTCATCGGCGACATCAAGGACGAGGGCAAGACCGTCTTCCTCATCGACCACGTGATGCGGGCGCTGATGAGTGTCAGCGAGCGGGTCATGGTGTTGAACAACGGCCGGCTCATCGCCGAGGGGACGCCCGACCAGATCCAGAACGACGACGAAGTCATCGAGGCGTACCTCGGCGAGAACGCGAACGAGGACCTCTCGAACGCCGTCGCCGGCGACTGA
- a CDS encoding branched-chain amino acid ABC transporter permease — MVAGELVSQSIVNGILLGGIYAVAALGLSLVFGIMDIVNLAHGHMLMVGAYVAILVFAATGITPLVGMFLAMGLLFVFGIVLQKVLLKHVVGEGIEQPIIVLFGLALILQNIGQLVLGGDARTADLGIPGDGIDLGFAFLSLPRTVTFVVAVVLIGATWAFLQYTKTGQAIRATAQNRKAARYMGIDTDRIYVITLAVGTALAGAAGALLSMLFPINPFVGWSYLLKAFAVVVLGGVGSILGTLVGGVILGVSENLGALYLGGGYRNVVSLLIFLGVLLLKPEGLFGSGGGGE, encoded by the coding sequence ATGGTCGCAGGCGAACTCGTCTCTCAGTCGATCGTCAACGGCATCCTCCTGGGCGGCATCTACGCCGTCGCAGCCCTCGGGCTGTCGCTCGTGTTCGGTATCATGGACATCGTGAACCTCGCGCACGGCCACATGCTGATGGTCGGTGCCTACGTCGCGATCCTCGTGTTCGCCGCGACGGGTATCACACCGCTGGTCGGGATGTTCCTGGCGATGGGACTACTGTTCGTCTTCGGGATCGTCCTCCAGAAGGTGCTGTTGAAACACGTCGTCGGCGAGGGGATCGAACAGCCGATCATCGTGCTGTTCGGGCTCGCGTTGATCCTGCAGAACATCGGCCAGCTCGTGCTTGGCGGTGACGCCCGGACGGCGGACCTCGGCATCCCCGGCGACGGGATCGACCTCGGGTTCGCCTTCCTGTCGCTGCCCCGGACGGTCACGTTCGTCGTCGCCGTCGTGCTCATCGGCGCGACGTGGGCGTTCCTGCAGTACACCAAGACGGGCCAGGCGATCCGGGCGACCGCACAGAACCGGAAAGCCGCCCGCTATATGGGGATCGACACCGACCGCATCTACGTCATCACCCTCGCCGTCGGGACGGCGCTGGCTGGCGCGGCCGGGGCACTCCTCTCGATGCTGTTCCCGATCAATCCCTTCGTCGGCTGGTCGTACCTGCTGAAGGCCTTCGCCGTCGTCGTGTTGGGCGGGGTCGGGAGCATCCTCGGGACGCTGGTCGGCGGCGTCATCCTGGGGGTCTCCGAGAACCTCGGCGCACTCTATCTCGGCGGCGGGTACCGCAACGTCGTGAGCCTGCTCATCTTCCTCGGCGTGTTGTTGCTCAAGCCCGAGGGGCTGTTCGGTAGCGGAGGTGGCGGGGAGTGA
- a CDS encoding acyl-CoA thioesterase: MSYDRVWTVRFSDTDPFGIAHYPRIVDALHETSDMFMEEIGYPFWEISQDHGFGLPLVEIDFEFESPVEAGDDVTIALTPEVGTRSVRFDYTATCGGSVAFEGYEQRVCAEHGGGGAIEVPADLRDAMVPYEE; the protein is encoded by the coding sequence ATGAGCTACGACCGCGTCTGGACGGTCCGGTTCTCCGATACGGACCCGTTCGGTATCGCCCACTACCCGCGTATTGTCGACGCACTTCACGAGACTTCGGACATGTTCATGGAGGAGATCGGCTATCCGTTCTGGGAGATCTCACAGGACCACGGCTTCGGCCTGCCGCTGGTCGAGATCGACTTCGAGTTCGAATCCCCCGTCGAGGCCGGCGACGACGTGACGATCGCCCTGACGCCCGAGGTCGGAACCCGGAGCGTCCGCTTCGACTACACGGCGACGTGTGGCGGGAGCGTCGCGTTCGAGGGGTACGAACAGCGGGTGTGTGCCGAACACGGTGGCGGCGGTGCCATCGAGGTTCCGGCCGATCTCCGGGACGCAATGGTGCCCTACGAGGAGTGA
- a CDS encoding MBL fold metallo-hydrolase, protein MATEIAPDVYDITVKTAPDARWRVHLFDGETPTLVDTGFEDTVDVLADELDDLDIRPERVIVTHGDPDHVGGLAGIVDRYGAESWVPDGVETEVSVDHRYGDGDTVGPFTAVHVPGHTADHHALVDEARGIAVLGDAVFGSDARGLPAGYFVLPTAFFSADVAAADEHLERLLDYEFEVGLVYHGSSVTDGASRKLASFVDFAGKP, encoded by the coding sequence ATGGCCACCGAGATCGCCCCGGACGTGTACGACATCACGGTCAAGACTGCCCCGGACGCCCGCTGGCGCGTCCACCTCTTCGACGGGGAGACGCCGACGCTCGTCGATACCGGGTTCGAGGACACGGTCGATGTCCTCGCCGACGAACTCGACGACCTGGACATCCGTCCGGAACGCGTGATCGTCACCCACGGCGATCCCGACCACGTCGGCGGACTCGCCGGGATCGTCGACCGCTACGGCGCCGAATCGTGGGTTCCCGACGGTGTCGAGACCGAGGTTTCGGTCGACCATCGGTACGGCGACGGCGACACGGTCGGCCCGTTTACCGCCGTCCACGTGCCCGGCCACACGGCCGACCACCACGCGCTCGTCGACGAAGCACGCGGGATCGCAGTGCTGGGCGACGCCGTGTTCGGGTCGGACGCACGTGGGCTCCCCGCGGGGTATTTCGTCCTCCCGACGGCCTTCTTCTCGGCCGACGTGGCCGCCGCCGACGAGCACCTCGAACGGCTGCTGGACTACGAGTTCGAGGTGGGACTTGTCTACCACGGGTCGAGCGTCACCGACGGCGCGAGCCGGAAACTCGCCTCGTTCGTCGATTTCGCCGGAAAACCGTAA
- a CDS encoding cupin domain-containing protein: MAQTEPDDQELEEQLELSSGTRDILERNNLRPLWEVEDDFGNTIDDLEADIWKWEDIQAAIDGVEADVPIADLPPGFQRRVAVPINASFGNAISNTIYVGVQTVSPGETAPSHRHGANALRFSIDGSEDMKTVVAGEEFPMEDNDLITTPQWEWHDHVNDSDETAAWLDVLDLPLVLDSMNARNTFENHELERQPVTKTQGYWESQYGRGRPEESTTDDGIPGPFEGIREATPPYRFKWSEMVQSLRQRADNDEPDPYDGYSLSYVNPATGSPPLFPTMSFRAQLLQEATDAHFHNTTEVYFVVDGEGATHVDGEALEWSERDIFVVPPDATHHHEPDGEEAILLGMSDRPVFEAMNFYAEASPSS; the protein is encoded by the coding sequence ATGGCACAGACAGAGCCCGACGATCAGGAGCTAGAGGAGCAACTGGAGCTGAGTTCCGGGACGCGAGACATCCTCGAACGGAACAACCTCCGGCCGCTGTGGGAGGTCGAGGACGACTTCGGCAACACTATCGACGATCTGGAGGCGGACATCTGGAAGTGGGAGGACATCCAGGCCGCCATCGACGGTGTCGAGGCCGACGTTCCCATCGCGGACCTGCCACCGGGGTTCCAGCGCCGGGTGGCGGTCCCGATCAACGCCTCCTTCGGGAACGCTATCTCGAACACGATCTACGTCGGCGTCCAGACCGTCTCGCCCGGTGAGACGGCGCCCTCGCACCGACACGGTGCGAACGCGCTCCGGTTCTCTATCGACGGCAGCGAGGACATGAAGACCGTCGTCGCGGGCGAGGAGTTCCCGATGGAGGACAACGACCTCATCACCACACCCCAGTGGGAGTGGCACGACCACGTCAACGACTCCGACGAGACGGCGGCCTGGCTCGACGTGCTCGACCTCCCGCTGGTGCTGGACTCGATGAACGCCCGGAACACCTTCGAGAACCACGAACTCGAACGACAGCCGGTCACCAAGACACAGGGGTACTGGGAGTCCCAATACGGCCGTGGTCGCCCGGAGGAATCGACCACCGACGACGGCATCCCCGGCCCCTTCGAGGGGATCCGGGAGGCGACGCCGCCGTACCGCTTCAAATGGTCCGAGATGGTCCAGTCGCTGCGCCAGCGGGCCGACAACGACGAACCCGACCCCTACGACGGCTACAGCCTCTCGTATGTCAACCCCGCCACCGGGTCGCCGCCGCTGTTCCCGACGATGTCGTTCCGTGCACAACTGCTCCAGGAGGCGACCGACGCCCACTTCCACAACACGACGGAGGTCTACTTCGTCGTCGACGGCGAGGGCGCGACCCACGTCGACGGCGAGGCCCTGGAGTGGTCCGAGCGTGACATCTTCGTCGTCCCGCCGGACGCCACCCACCACCACGAACCGGACGGCGAGGAGGCCATCCTGCTGGGGATGTCCGACCGACCGGTGTTCGAGGCCATGAACTTCTACGCCGAGGCCAGTCCCTCGTCGTAG
- a CDS encoding acetate--CoA ligase family protein translates to MTDDPIAAARADDRHTLTEAEGKRLLAGAGIETPPFAVCETAEEAVEAAEEIGYPVVLKVSSPSVTHKSEWGGGAGVTVGVTSAEGVRTAVERIFETATEQDIDADVLVEAAMDVDAGTEVIVGGLRDPSFGPVVLTGLGGVFTEVFEDTSHRIAPIDHAEARAAIEELQAAELLAGYRGSEPADIEALAEVVATVGDLVTDNPIAELDVNPVLVSADGAIALDALVVLDSDSAVDREGGTAAAEVDR, encoded by the coding sequence ATGACTGACGACCCCATCGCGGCCGCCCGTGCGGACGACCGGCACACGCTGACGGAGGCCGAAGGGAAACGGCTGCTCGCGGGCGCTGGCATCGAGACACCGCCCTTCGCGGTGTGTGAGACCGCCGAAGAAGCCGTCGAGGCGGCCGAGGAGATCGGCTATCCCGTCGTCCTGAAGGTGTCCTCGCCGTCGGTCACCCACAAGAGCGAGTGGGGCGGGGGCGCGGGCGTCACGGTCGGCGTCACGTCCGCCGAGGGCGTCCGAACTGCCGTTGAACGCATCTTCGAGACGGCTACCGAGCAGGACATCGACGCGGATGTCCTCGTCGAGGCGGCGATGGATGTCGACGCCGGAACGGAGGTCATCGTCGGTGGCCTGCGTGATCCCTCGTTCGGTCCGGTCGTGCTCACGGGACTTGGCGGCGTCTTCACCGAGGTCTTCGAGGACACGAGCCACCGGATCGCCCCGATCGACCACGCCGAGGCACGGGCGGCCATCGAGGAACTCCAGGCAGCGGAACTGTTAGCGGGATATCGGGGGAGCGAACCGGCAGATATCGAGGCCCTCGCCGAGGTCGTGGCGACGGTCGGCGACCTCGTGACCGACAACCCGATCGCGGAACTCGACGTCAACCCCGTGCTCGTCTCGGCGGACGGGGCCATTGCGCTCGACGCGCTCGTGGTCCTCGACTCGGACTCCGCCGTGGACCGCGAAGGTGGAACCGCGGCCGCGGAGGTGGACCGATGA
- a CDS encoding amino acid ABC transporter substrate-binding protein: protein MVNDDSPVSRRSYLKGTAGAAAVASLAGCAFSGGGGGGDDTLTIAGTVPETGSFSSLGQDLRRGYELGQARMSEQLDRDVELILQDDESDAQTLRQNLQQITSNNDVDMIWGSFSSLLVTAGSAFAENQNLPFLGIAFAYEEPHRNDNYEWTYAPFPKSRDVARSTLGTLELIPESERPTNVGIWEPNSGWGREQAEYWENRLGEEGYDIVLRETFEIGSQDFSTLISQSQNAEVEVLLSNPTPPGGITAVNQMQSNNWSPQMLKFVRGADPSAWWSALGEAGAYALMCPGWVPGLTGNGNQRLREAYTSEYETESEFMPVNVGGSYNLTQVALQAVQAAGSTEAEAIRDALRSETFQTVIGEFGFEDNGLPAEGDLTAPTGQWWDGAQRLAYPNTDSDRSLDFRYPIPPWGER from the coding sequence ATGGTAAACGACGATAGTCCAGTCTCACGTCGGTCGTATCTCAAAGGAACTGCCGGTGCTGCTGCGGTCGCCAGCCTCGCAGGGTGTGCGTTCAGCGGTGGCGGCGGTGGCGGCGACGACACGCTGACGATCGCCGGCACGGTTCCCGAGACGGGATCGTTCTCGTCGCTCGGACAGGACCTCAGGCGCGGGTACGAACTCGGCCAGGCACGGATGAGCGAGCAACTCGACCGCGACGTGGAGCTCATCCTCCAGGACGACGAGAGCGACGCCCAGACGCTCCGACAGAACCTCCAGCAGATAACCAGCAACAACGACGTCGACATGATCTGGGGGAGTTTCTCTAGTCTGTTAGTCACCGCCGGAAGTGCCTTCGCGGAGAACCAGAACCTCCCGTTCCTGGGCATCGCCTTTGCCTACGAGGAGCCACACCGCAACGACAACTACGAGTGGACGTACGCCCCGTTCCCGAAGTCCCGCGACGTCGCCCGGTCGACACTCGGGACGCTTGAACTCATCCCCGAGAGCGAGCGACCGACTAACGTCGGTATCTGGGAGCCCAACTCCGGGTGGGGCAGGGAACAGGCCGAATACTGGGAGAACCGGCTGGGCGAGGAAGGGTACGATATCGTGCTGCGCGAGACGTTCGAGATCGGCTCTCAGGACTTCTCGACGCTGATCAGCCAGTCGCAGAACGCCGAGGTCGAAGTGTTGCTGTCGAACCCGACCCCGCCGGGCGGTATCACGGCCGTCAACCAGATGCAGTCGAACAACTGGTCGCCACAGATGCTCAAGTTCGTCCGCGGGGCCGACCCCTCGGCGTGGTGGTCGGCGCTGGGTGAGGCCGGTGCCTACGCGCTGATGTGTCCGGGGTGGGTCCCCGGGCTGACGGGCAACGGCAACCAGCGCCTCCGCGAGGCCTACACGAGCGAGTACGAGACCGAGAGCGAGTTCATGCCGGTCAACGTCGGCGGGTCGTACAACCTCACGCAGGTCGCGCTCCAGGCCGTCCAGGCCGCGGGCTCCACCGAAGCCGAGGCCATCAGGGACGCCCTCCGCAGCGAGACGTTCCAGACGGTCATCGGCGAGTTCGGCTTCGAGGACAACGGCCTCCCGGCCGAGGGCGATTTGACGGCGCCGACCGGGCAGTGGTGGGACGGCGCACAGCGGCTGGCCTACCCGAACACCGACTCCGACCGGTCGCTCGACTTCAGATACCCGATCCCGCCGTGGGGCGAGCGCTGA